From Nicotiana tabacum cultivar K326 chromosome 20, ASM71507v2, whole genome shotgun sequence, one genomic window encodes:
- the LOC107807362 gene encoding putative xyloglucan 6-xylosyltransferase 5, translated as MYNSFSCFQLCIISLIPKMVQFTALKRLTSAGVGATLPTSTKNGGASARSASAGLLRRRRVANSFGNLKLTILCGIVTILVLRGTIGLTNFSSNSSSLDQTQELIEETNRVIAEIRSDSDDDDNNDEDDHSEFSHNASYTLGPKITNWDFTRKAWLHENPRFPSYVNGKPRVLLVTGSPPSPCDNSIGDHYLLKSIKNKIDYCRIHNIEIVYNMAHLDNQLSGYWSKLPLIRKLMISHPEIEWIWWMDSDAMFTDMTFEIPLSKYDGKNLIIHGYPELLNEKSWVALNTGSFLLRNCQWSLDLLDSWAPMGPKGKIRDDAGEILTANLKGRPNFEADDQSALIYLLISQNNKWMEKVFIESSYYLHGYWAGLVDRYEEMIEKYKPGFGDERWPFVTHFVGCKSCGSYGDYPVEKCLKSMERAFNFADNQVLKLYGFRHRGLSSPNIKRIRNETFRPLEFVGQFDIRHSALIGSL; from the exons atgtataattcattcTCATGTTTTCAACTTTGTATTATCTCTTTAATTCCAAAGATGGTCCAATTCACGGCCTTAAAAAGGCTAACTTCGGCTGGCGTGGGCGCCACTCTCCCCACCTCCACAAAGAACGGTGGCGCCTCCGCCCGCTCAGCCTCCGCGGGCCTCCTTCGCCGGCGACGTGTTGCCAATTCATTTGGCAACCTTAAGCTCACCATCCTATGTGGGATTGTAACAATTTTAGTATTGCGTGGCACCATAGGACTCACCAACTTCTCCTCTAATAGTTCCTCTCTTGACCAAACCCAAGAACTTATTGAAGAAACTAATCGGGTCATTGCTGAGATCCGATCAGATAGCGACGACGACGACAACAACGACGAAGATGATCATTCTGAATTTTCTCATAATGCTAGCTATACTCTAGGTCCAAAAATCACCAACTGGGATTTTACAAGAAAAGCTTGGCTCCATGAAAATCCAAGATTTCCTAGTTATGTAAATGGCAAGCCTCGTGTTTTACTG GTAACAGGCTCACCTCCAAGTCCATGTGACAATTCAATTGGTGATCATTATTTGTTAAAGTCAATAAAGAACAAGATTGATTATTGCAGAATTCACAACATAGAAATTGTGTACAACATGGCTCATTTGGATAATCAGCTATCAGGGTACTGGTCAAAATTACCATTAATTAGGAAACTAATGATTTCTCACCCAGAAATTGAGTGGATTTGGTGGATGGATAGTGATGCAATGTTTACAGATATGACATTTGAAATTCCATTATCTAAATATGATGGcaaaaatttaattattcatgGATATCCTGAATTATTAAATGAAAAATCTTGGGTTGCTTTAAACACTGGGAGTTTTCTACTAAGGAATTGTCAATGGTCTTTAGATTTGCTTGATTCTTGGGCACCAATGGGACCAAAAGGTAAAATTCGCGACGATGCTGGAGAAATTTTAACAGCAAATTTAAAGGGTAGGCCTAATTTTGAAGCAGATGATCAATCAGCGCTGATATACCTGTTGATTTCGCAGAACAATAAGTGGATGGAGAAGGTGTTTATTGAGAGTTCTTATTATTTACATGGATATTGGGCAGGTTTAGTTGATCGATACGAGGAAATGATCGAGAAATACAAACCAGGTTTTGGTGATGAGAGATGGCCATTTGTGACACATTTTGTTGGTTGTAAGTCTTGTGGAAGTTATGGGGATTATCCAGTTGAGAAATGTTTGAAGAGTATGGAGAGAGCTTTTAATTTTGCAGATAATCAAGTGCTTAAATTGTATGGCTTTAGGCATAGAGGATTGTCAAGTCCTAATATTAAAAGGATTAGAAATGAAACCTTTAGGCCTTTGGAGTTTGTTGGTCAGTTTGACATTAGACATTCTGCACTTATAGGCAGTCTATGA
- the LOC107807363 gene encoding uncharacterized protein LOC107807363 isoform X1, translated as MLYPDMTSKLVICVNELATTALVKMYTNNAQLDSAEMLFSKTVHEDEIIVIRATLCLWTNTYQRQKGVIMELVQFISPKEISEHELTGSSLLSLKFWKMRFIHAPTIWSRYLLDMHQAPLILFGTTYNNVMFGKCYEPQIFSKAMQNSFLSFNWYLLMMESTVIFCAQRALFKNSITNLLVGVTNILALQRIVREAQVKCDPLNAKIVAGCLMIYGGYLGVETIGRVRATNTSLDYKVLFEDGSIVVNQPYLGRDYGPEMRNGADRTIVPRAKGPVIEQANRILARSIWDPGKIRGMVLKKKMYAPLISLLCV; from the exons ATGTTATATCCTGATATGACATCCAAGCTGGTGATTTGTGTTAATGAACTTGCAACTACTGCCCTAGTTAAAATGTATACCAACAATGCTCAATTGGACAGTGCCGAGATGCTATTTTCTAAGACTGTACATGAGGATGAGATTATTGTCATTCGTGCTACATTATGTTTATGGACAAACACTTATCAGAGGCAAAAGGGAGTGATTATGGAGCTTGTCCAATTTATTTCTCCAAAAGAAATTAGTGAGCATGAGTTAACTGGCTCATCCTTATTGagtttgaaattttggaaaatgaGATTTATACATGCACCTACTATTTGGAGTAGATATCTGTTAGATATGCACCAAGCTCCTCTAATTCTATTTGGAACTACTTATAATAATGTTATGTTTGGGAAATGCTATGAACCACAGATCTTTTCAAAGGCAATGCAAAATAGTTTCTTGTCCTTCAATtggtatttgttgatgatggaaAGTACTGTGATCTTTTGTGCACAAAGAGCACTGTTCAAGAACTCCATAACCAACCTACTTGTTGGGGTTACTAACATTCTTGCTTTGCAGAGAATTGTCCGGGAAGCTCAAGTCAAGTGTGACCCTCTAAATGCCAAGATTGTAGCTGGTTGCCTTATGATTTATGGTG GATACCTTGGTGTAGAGACAATTGGCAGGGTGCGCGCTACTAACACCTCTCTTGACTACAAGGTTCTTTTTGAGGACGGAAGTATTGTTGTGAACCAACCTTACTTGGGAAGAGATTATGGGCCAGAAATGAGGAACGGGGCTGACCGGACTATTGTGCCAAGAGCTAAAGGCCCAGTGATTGAACAAGCAAACAGAATACTAGCACGTTCTATTTGGGATCCAGGGAAGATACGGGGCATGGTGTTGAAGAAGAAAATGTATGCTCCTCTCATCTCCTTGCTCTGTGTCTAA
- the LOC107807363 gene encoding uncharacterized protein LOC107807363 isoform X2: MEAHKLFEEARKRSYLFANLYAWEHEGGVARGVECSCNFRNSHASYKLRIVREAQVKCDPLNAKIVAGCLMIYGGYLGVETIGRVRATNTSLDYKVLFEDGSIVVNQPYLGRDYGPEMRNGADRTIVPRAKGPVIEQANRILARSIWDPGKIRGMVLKKKMYAPLISLLCV; this comes from the exons ATGGAGGCACATAAACTTTTTGAAGAAGCTAGAAAAAGGAGCTATTTATTTGCAAATTTGTATGCGTGGGAGCATGAAGGTGGAGTTGCAAGGGGGGTTGAATGTAGTTGTAATTTTAGAAATTCTCATGCATCATACAAGCTA AGAATTGTCCGGGAAGCTCAAGTCAAGTGTGACCCTCTAAATGCCAAGATTGTAGCTGGTTGCCTTATGATTTATGGTG GATACCTTGGTGTAGAGACAATTGGCAGGGTGCGCGCTACTAACACCTCTCTTGACTACAAGGTTCTTTTTGAGGACGGAAGTATTGTTGTGAACCAACCTTACTTGGGAAGAGATTATGGGCCAGAAATGAGGAACGGGGCTGACCGGACTATTGTGCCAAGAGCTAAAGGCCCAGTGATTGAACAAGCAAACAGAATACTAGCACGTTCTATTTGGGATCCAGGGAAGATACGGGGCATGGTGTTGAAGAAGAAAATGTATGCTCCTCTCATCTCCTTGCTCTGTGTCTAA